One window from the genome of Oreochromis niloticus isolate F11D_XX linkage group LG20, O_niloticus_UMD_NMBU, whole genome shotgun sequence encodes:
- the plagl2 gene encoding zinc finger protein PLAGL2 → MAAAAADASHRITALTPEEEGRRTAAKLFGSAAPLPLTERERERDREKEREREEGGEEVGRASGNECLVCGALFTSPEKLRLHALSHTGEKPFHCSHPHCPKAFSSKYKLFRHMATHSPQKTHQCSFCEKMFHRKDHLKNHLQTHDPNKEAFKCEECGKHYNTKLGYKRHVAMHSATAGDLTCKVCMQSYESTPVLLEHLKSHSGKSSAGTKEKKHPCDHCDRRFYTRKDVRRHMVVHTGRKDFLCQYCAQRFGRKDHLTRHVKKSHSQELLKIKTEPPDMLGLLATGSPPCSVKEELSPMMCGMGPNKDPMMGKPFPSGAPFPMGMYNPHHLQAMSNSGVGHPHPSLMPSSLSAAMGMGCHMESPASLHPHSHHHHHHHHHHHHHHSPPLPPHHQPPAPQQQHQPQPAPKYQLGSTSYLLDKPLKVEMESFLMDLQSGLPGPLPSAEPHAAASPPKDGLEPATGLADELCGDPLLSKSPAVIAESLCAANMDFSHLLGFLPINLPPYSAPMSTGGLVMGYTSSATSSTSSSSSSSSLHTAEPHAAAVAAAAAAAVATAPLTSLQPQPQEQQSSSGSLGLGSLHPLPPVFSSSLSTTTLPRFHQAFQ, encoded by the exons ATGGCAGCTGCTGCCGCCGATGCCTCACACCGTATTACCGCACTGACGCCGGAGGAAGAGGGACGACGGACTGCTGCCAAGCTGTTTGGGAGCGCCGCCCCACTGCCcctgacagaaagagagagagagcgagacagggagaaagagagagagagggaggaaggagGAGAAGAGGTGGGGAGAGCAAGTGGGAACGAGTGTTTGGTGTGTGGGGCTCTGTTCACCTCACCAGAGAAGCTCCGGCTCCACGCCTTGAgtcacacaggagagaaaccctTCCACTGCTCACATCCACACTGTCCCAAGGCCTTCAGCTCCAAATACAAGCTCTTCAG GCATATGGCCACGCACTCTCCGCAGAAGACCCACCAGTGCTCGTTCTGTGAGAAAATGTTCCACCGCAAAGACCACCTGAAGAACCACCTGCAGACCCATGACCCCAACAAAGAGGCCTTCAAGTGTGAGGAGTGTGGGAAGCACTACAACACCAAGCTGGGATACAAGCGCCATGTGGCCATGCACTCCGCCACGGCGGGGGATCTCACCTGTAAAGTGTGCATGCAGAGTTACGAGAGCACGCCTGTTCTCCTGGAGCACCTTAAGAGCCACTCTGGGAAGTCCTCAGCCGGTACTAAGGAGAAAAAACACCCATGTGACCACTGTGACCGGCGTTTCTACACACGGAAGGATGTGAGAAGACACATGGTGGTCCACACAGGCCGAAAGGACTTCCTATGCCAGTACTGTGCTCAGCGTTTTGGCAGGAAGGACCATCTGACGCGCCATGTGAAGAAGAGCCACTCGCAGGAGCTGCTGAAGATTAAGACAGAGCCTCCCGATATGCTAGGTCTCTTAGCTACAGGCTCTCCGCCCTGCTCGGTGAAGGAGGAGCTCAGCCCCATGATGTGTGGCATGGGGCCCAACAAAGACCCCATGATGGGTAAACCGTTCCCTAGTGGGGCACCTTTTCCAATGGGCATGTACAACCCCCACCATCTCCAGGCCATGTCAAATTCAGGGGTGGGTCACCCACACCCGTCCTTGATGCCAAGCTCCCTGTCTGCCGCTATGGGGATGGGTTGTCACATGGAATCTCCTGCATCTCTTCACCCACACtcccatcatcatcaccatcaccaccaccatcaccatcaccaccatTCCCCTCCACTGCCCCCCCACCATCAACCTCCGGCTccccagcagcagcaccagccCCAGCCAGCGCCCAAGTACCAGCTGGGATCTACCTCATACCTGCTGGACAAGCCCTTGAAAGTGGAGATGGAGAGCTTCCTCATGGATCTGCAGAGTGGCTTGCCAGGCCCACTTCCCTCTGCAGAGCCCCACGCTGCTGCTTCACCCCCCAAGGATGGACTGGAGCCCGCCACGGGCCTGGCGGATGAGCTCTGCGGGGATCCCCTTCTGTCTAAGAGCCCTGCGGTGATCGCTGAGTCTCTGTGTGCTGCTAACATGGACTTCTCCCACCTGCTGGGTTTCCTGCCCATCAACCTGCCTCCCTACAGTGCCCCCATGAGCACTGGAGGGCTAGTCATGGGTTACACCTCATCTGCGACCTCCTCaacttcctcttcttcctcttcatcgTCTCTGCACACTGCTGAGCCCCATGCTGCAGCAGTTGCAGCGGCAGCAGCCGCTGCTGTCGCCACAGCACCTCTTACCTCTTTGCAACCGCAACCTCAGGAGCAGCAGAGCTCCAGTGGGAGTCTGGGTCTTGGATCTCTGCACCCCCTCCCAccagtgttcagctccagccttagCACCACCACATTGCCTCGCTTCCACCAGGCCTTCCAGTGA